The Natrinema salaciae genome contains a region encoding:
- the cas4 gene encoding CRISPR-associated protein Cas4 yields MNEELINVSDLNQYGYCPRRYWYLHFFDTQGTNYERVEGTSLHDSKADRGGWVDELYLEDKDLGLKGKIDVLELHNDLIPIERKRAEGGDYYWSDELQLAGYCLLLESYLDEPVREGAVYLYETDQRMHVRITDDHRDAIREQVEKMRSMSAGDVPPITDNPKKCAACSVQSYCLPEETLELEPSRMPSQEWEEYV; encoded by the coding sequence ATGAATGAGGAGCTAATCAACGTCTCCGACTTGAATCAGTACGGCTACTGTCCTCGTCGTTACTGGTACCTCCATTTCTTTGACACACAAGGGACCAACTACGAGCGCGTAGAGGGGACATCGCTCCACGACTCGAAGGCAGATCGCGGAGGATGGGTCGACGAGCTCTACCTCGAAGACAAAGATCTCGGCCTCAAGGGGAAAATCGACGTCCTCGAACTCCATAACGACCTGATCCCGATCGAGCGGAAACGTGCGGAAGGCGGTGACTACTACTGGAGTGACGAGCTCCAGCTCGCCGGCTACTGTCTCCTGCTAGAGTCGTACCTAGATGAACCAGTACGGGAGGGAGCGGTCTACCTTTACGAGACTGACCAGCGCATGCACGTCCGGATCACTGACGATCATCGGGACGCAATTCGTGAGCAGGTTGAGAAGATGCGTTCGATGTCTGCAGGCGATGTCCCGCCGATAACGGACAACCCGAAGAAGTGCGCCGCGTGTTCAGTCCAGTCGTACTGCCTTCCCGAGGAGACGCTGGAACTCGAACCTAGTCGAATGCCGAGCCAAGAATGGGAGGAGTACGTATGA
- the cas1 gene encoding CRISPR-associated endonuclease Cas1: MKASQGMFKDSVVYVTTQGSQVRIDGGQVVIYDVDGDDGELGSFPVEKLDTINVFGGVNFSTPFVATANEHGIVLNYFTQNGKYRGSFVPERNTIAEVRRAQYALEDRDELAIAKAMIAAKVRNARTILSRKGVRGTTVLKDLGERVSTASNKDDLRGIEGEAAERYFGRLDETLVDNWTFETRSKRPPEDHINSLLSLTYVMMKNEVLSALRCYNLDPFLGVLHADRHGRPSLALDLQEEFRPLFCDAFVTRLVNRGTITHDQFGNDNRLTDDGFQAYLNKFDGYMGEELTHPHFEYRVSRRKAIRQQVILLRKAITGELDDYHALEVSR; the protein is encoded by the coding sequence ATGAAGGCGAGCCAGGGAATGTTCAAGGACTCGGTCGTCTACGTCACGACGCAGGGTTCGCAGGTGCGTATCGACGGCGGTCAAGTTGTCATCTACGATGTGGACGGCGACGACGGCGAACTTGGATCGTTCCCCGTCGAGAAGCTCGACACGATCAACGTCTTCGGTGGCGTCAACTTCTCGACGCCGTTCGTCGCGACGGCGAACGAGCACGGGATTGTGCTCAACTACTTCACGCAGAACGGGAAGTATCGGGGGAGCTTCGTCCCGGAGCGCAACACAATCGCCGAAGTCCGCCGCGCGCAATATGCGCTCGAGGACCGCGACGAGTTGGCGATCGCGAAGGCGATGATCGCAGCGAAGGTCCGGAACGCGCGGACGATCCTCTCGCGAAAGGGCGTCCGAGGGACGACCGTCCTCAAGGACCTCGGCGAACGCGTTTCGACTGCGTCGAACAAGGACGACCTTCGCGGGATAGAGGGCGAGGCCGCAGAACGCTACTTCGGCCGACTCGACGAAACGCTCGTCGACAACTGGACGTTCGAAACGCGCAGCAAACGACCGCCCGAAGACCACATTAACTCACTGCTGTCGCTGACCTACGTGATGATGAAGAACGAGGTGTTGAGCGCGCTACGCTGCTACAACCTCGATCCCTTCCTAGGTGTGCTCCACGCCGATCGGCATGGACGCCCCTCACTCGCGCTCGACCTTCAAGAGGAGTTCCGGCCCCTGTTCTGTGACGCGTTCGTCACGCGCCTAGTCAACCGTGGGACGATCACACATGATCAGTTCGGAAATGATAATCGACTTACCGACGATGGTTTCCAGGCGTACTTGAACAAGTTCGACGGCTACATGGGTGAAGAGTTGACACACCCCCACTTCGAGTACCGCGTGAGCCGTCGAAAAGCGATCCGACAGCAAGTGATCCTCCTGCGGAAAGCGATTACGGGTGAGCTCGACGACTACCACGCACTGGAGGTGTCGCGATGA
- a CDS encoding class I SAM-dependent methyltransferase — protein sequence MPHENIRTYSSEDAVDTYEELVEQGLFADEYHLVDKYFQQEGRLLDIGCGAGRTTHELAERGHDVIGMDISKPMIDRARAHLSDVPLALGDGATLPFADNSFEYVLFSFNGIDYLHPEERRLNALREIRRVLRPHGRVAFNSHNSWYSNFFALEPRKRASWREMKQWWQRAIQDGTVGSRYKREDRKYGETYTYFIDPISQKRQLRNAGFELLGVIGNENGRDHVDPWPYHVYFDRFPYYVAEPHSTGVTE from the coding sequence ATGCCACACGAGAATATTCGAACATACTCCTCGGAAGACGCCGTAGATACGTATGAAGAGTTAGTTGAGCAGGGTTTGTTTGCCGATGAATATCACTTGGTTGATAAGTATTTCCAGCAAGAGGGGCGGCTCCTGGACATTGGGTGTGGGGCTGGTCGGACGACGCACGAGCTCGCAGAACGGGGCCACGATGTCATCGGGATGGATATTAGCAAGCCGATGATCGATCGGGCTCGAGCGCATCTTTCTGACGTTCCGTTAGCTCTCGGTGATGGAGCAACACTCCCATTTGCCGACAACTCGTTTGAGTACGTGCTGTTTTCGTTCAATGGGATCGATTATCTGCACCCGGAAGAACGACGACTGAATGCATTGAGGGAAATACGGCGTGTGCTTCGGCCACATGGGCGAGTAGCATTCAATTCCCACAACTCCTGGTATTCCAACTTTTTTGCCCTTGAGCCACGGAAGAGAGCGAGTTGGCGGGAAATGAAACAGTGGTGGCAGCGTGCGATCCAGGACGGGACCGTTGGCTCACGCTACAAGCGGGAGGACCGAAAATACGGAGAGACATATACGTATTTTATCGATCCGATTTCTCAAAAACGGCAACTTCGAAACGCTGGCTTCGAACTGCTCGGTGTTATCGGCAACGAAAATGGACGGGATCACGTTGACCCATGGCCGTATCATGTCTATTTTGACCGATTTCCGTATTACGTAGCAGAACCCCACTCGACAGGCGTTACCGAATGA
- the cas2 gene encoding CRISPR-associated endonuclease Cas2, protein MRLAVTYDVSDDTNRRHVYRTLERYGAWRQYSVFELDVSKSERVELEDELEGYIDPADGDRVRLYRLCEACQEATTDLGTEPPDEQSNVI, encoded by the coding sequence ATGAGACTCGCAGTAACGTACGACGTCAGCGACGACACGAATCGTCGGCACGTCTACCGGACACTGGAACGATACGGGGCGTGGCGACAGTACAGCGTCTTCGAACTCGACGTGTCGAAGAGCGAGCGGGTCGAACTCGAAGACGAACTCGAAGGATACATCGACCCGGCGGACGGAGATCGAGTCCGGCTGTATCGGCTCTGCGAAGCCTGCCAAGAGGCGACGACAGATCTCGGGACCGAACCACCGGACGAGCAATCGAACGTCATCTGA
- the cas3 gene encoding type I-D CRISPR-associated helicase Cas3', giving the protein MRVQSAKLATEPAREGFERRGFEHARAFQNRVAEWAHDDTVEPVAVLRAPTGAGKTATFYEVIDENNLTLVVYPTNALLKQQLERFREWEAVSAEPLNSDTLDGHGDERVENLLQLTDFYEGHDVVVTNPDILQAIIQDLYWGSTKPMQFFDRFDAVVYDEFHFYDDLAASGLLLQMDIMHDRRGTDVLLASATPNQSFVEFVEDELSLPVRDITAEYVSDGDQFRQPVAIDRHEARAIHDKREAVAERLSELVNDADYLDEPQVALVFNSVAASNDFHAYLAEEFPDVFEYAAKDNGFDTNDPDADLGSGDFFVLNTTSKGEVGLDYGIQTLFMETPATPSAFLQRFGRAGREHEAVVHLFGLDDMAWPDDLSYPEFVESVYDALGVHRSLDEEIATLRSLVGMRAAYALYSRMDDDEWFGPELFADFESVTEYGKWRGFFRDVESALENAGEFGSPVMQNSTTRKILDFARHCFGALGSLRGRSLPVDIRYPRGDRRALTSYDLLTTLRYYDIEEIESDGTLVVERRDSAQPVAITARFPGYENRPRNYSGSNSEIEQMFSRWIYPEIEEADLTETEVDEGLLRQFFADLSLPRTAMPIEVRYGQYVAYVNQDGIASVDIERRQV; this is encoded by the coding sequence ATGCGCGTTCAAAGTGCTAAACTCGCGACAGAACCAGCCAGAGAGGGGTTTGAACGGCGCGGATTCGAACATGCCCGCGCGTTTCAGAACCGCGTTGCCGAGTGGGCACACGACGATACCGTAGAACCGGTCGCCGTCCTCCGCGCACCGACGGGGGCGGGAAAGACCGCGACGTTCTACGAGGTGATCGACGAGAACAACCTGACTCTCGTTGTCTACCCGACGAACGCACTCCTCAAGCAACAGCTCGAACGGTTCCGTGAGTGGGAGGCCGTCAGCGCCGAACCGCTCAACAGCGACACACTCGACGGTCACGGAGACGAGCGCGTCGAAAACCTCCTGCAGCTGACCGACTTCTACGAGGGACACGACGTCGTCGTCACGAATCCCGATATCTTACAGGCGATCATTCAAGACTTGTATTGGGGATCGACGAAACCGATGCAGTTCTTCGATCGCTTCGACGCGGTCGTCTACGACGAGTTTCACTTCTACGACGACTTGGCCGCGAGCGGTCTGCTCCTGCAGATGGACATCATGCACGACCGTCGCGGGACGGACGTCCTCCTTGCGTCCGCGACACCGAACCAGTCGTTCGTCGAGTTCGTCGAAGACGAGCTTTCACTCCCCGTCCGAGATATCACCGCGGAGTACGTCTCTGACGGAGATCAGTTCCGTCAGCCGGTGGCTATCGATAGACACGAAGCGCGCGCGATCCACGATAAGCGCGAGGCCGTCGCGGAGCGTCTCAGTGAACTTGTCAACGACGCCGACTATCTCGACGAGCCACAAGTCGCGCTCGTGTTCAACAGCGTCGCGGCGAGTAACGACTTCCACGCGTACCTCGCTGAGGAGTTCCCCGACGTATTCGAATACGCCGCGAAAGACAACGGATTCGACACGAATGACCCGGACGCGGATCTCGGTTCCGGGGACTTCTTCGTCCTCAACACGACGAGCAAGGGTGAGGTCGGATTGGACTACGGTATCCAGACACTGTTCATGGAGACGCCGGCGACGCCAAGTGCGTTCCTCCAGCGGTTCGGACGCGCCGGTCGAGAGCACGAGGCGGTCGTCCACCTGTTCGGTCTCGATGACATGGCGTGGCCCGACGATCTATCGTATCCGGAGTTCGTCGAGTCGGTCTATGACGCGCTCGGAGTGCATCGGAGCCTAGACGAGGAGATTGCGACGCTCCGGAGTCTCGTCGGGATGCGTGCAGCATACGCACTCTACTCGCGAATGGACGACGACGAATGGTTCGGGCCGGAACTGTTTGCGGACTTCGAGTCGGTCACCGAGTACGGAAAGTGGCGTGGGTTCTTTCGCGATGTCGAATCCGCGCTGGAGAACGCCGGCGAGTTCGGATCTCCGGTCATGCAGAATAGTACGACTCGGAAGATCCTCGACTTCGCACGACACTGTTTCGGTGCCCTCGGAAGTCTCCGTGGCCGTTCGCTACCGGTCGACATTAGGTATCCCCGAGGCGACCGGCGTGCGCTCACGTCGTACGACCTCCTGACTACGCTTCGGTACTACGATATTGAAGAAATCGAGTCCGACGGAACACTCGTTGTTGAGCGGCGAGACTCGGCACAGCCGGTCGCGATAACTGCTCGATTCCCTGGCTATGAGAACCGACCGCGTAACTACAGCGGTTCTAACAGCGAAATCGAGCAGATGTTCTCCCGGTGGATCTATCCGGAGATCGAAGAAGCGGATCTCACTGAAACGGAGGTCGACGAAGGCTTGCTTCGACAGTTCTTCGCTGACCTCTCACTCCCGAGGACAGCGATGCCGATCGAAGTCCGGTACGGCCAGTACGTTGCGTACGTCAACCAAGATGGGATCGCTTCCGTCGACATTGAGCGCCGCCAAGTATGA
- a CDS encoding type II toxin-antitoxin system VapC family toxin, translating to MRLFVDTNIFVAATLNESERGDIATEFLDVDRELSTTMFNLMEFRTVLAKKKQLDQDRVEQLLENLWDRVTVYRPDSNDLLTSYSVQERTLLYPMDCVILTTAEETNGVLVTFDSELIENGAVSPEEFLD from the coding sequence ATGAGGCTGTTCGTCGATACGAATATTTTCGTCGCTGCGACACTCAATGAATCGGAACGCGGCGATATCGCAACCGAGTTTCTGGACGTAGATCGCGAGCTGTCGACGACGATGTTCAACCTGATGGAGTTTCGAACCGTACTGGCGAAGAAAAAGCAACTTGACCAAGATCGGGTTGAACAGCTCCTCGAAAATCTCTGGGACCGAGTGACAGTCTACCGGCCAGACTCCAATGACCTACTCACATCCTACTCGGTTCAAGAGCGAACGCTGCTGTATCCAATGGACTGTGTCATTCTCACAACAGCAGAAGAAACGAACGGTGTCCTAGTGACCTTCGATTCGGAGCTGATTGAGAACGGGGCCGTCTCGCCAGAAGAGTTTTTGGATTGA
- a CDS encoding thermonuclease family protein: MTASAGAVTGPSVETTTSISESTTVTVTNVVDGDTIDIEYQNGSSDTVRLLGVDTPETYGSVSPGEFEGVPDTQAGRECLQAAGENASAYATDQLADQTVTLQFDSQADRRGDYGRLLAYVQVDGSNFNYDLVERGHARVYDSTFSQSDSFYSAESAAQSAERNVWSCRTPNDDDGSSGGDASALTIDWVNAEASSLNDERVKITNTGSSSIDLDGFTLSDEAGHSHTFAEFTLGAGDSVYVHTGSGTNDADDRYMGYGAEIWNDDGDTATVQTAAGTTVAQLAY; encoded by the coding sequence ATGACGGCCTCGGCGGGGGCGGTCACGGGGCCGTCGGTCGAGACGACGACCTCGATCAGCGAGTCGACGACGGTAACGGTGACGAACGTCGTCGATGGCGACACAATCGACATCGAATACCAGAACGGATCGAGCGATACCGTTCGACTACTGGGTGTTGACACACCAGAAACGTACGGGTCGGTCTCGCCCGGCGAATTCGAGGGCGTGCCGGACACGCAGGCGGGCCGTGAGTGCCTGCAAGCCGCGGGTGAGAACGCGAGTGCGTATGCGACTGACCAACTCGCTGACCAAACGGTCACGCTGCAGTTCGACAGCCAGGCGGACCGACGCGGTGACTACGGCCGTCTGCTTGCGTACGTACAGGTCGACGGTTCGAACTTCAACTACGATCTCGTGGAGCGGGGCCACGCCCGGGTCTACGACAGTACGTTCTCCCAGAGCGATTCGTTCTACAGCGCCGAATCGGCAGCTCAGTCCGCCGAGCGAAACGTCTGGTCGTGTCGGACGCCGAACGACGACGACGGGTCGTCGGGTGGGGACGCAAGTGCGCTCACTATCGATTGGGTCAACGCGGAAGCGAGTTCCCTCAACGACGAGCGTGTGAAGATCACCAACACCGGCAGTAGTTCGATCGACCTCGACGGGTTCACACTCTCCGATGAAGCGGGTCATAGCCACACGTTTGCGGAGTTCACGCTCGGCGCCGGTGACTCGGTGTACGTCCACACTGGTAGTGGGACCAACGACGCCGACGACCGCTACATGGGCTATGGGGCCGAGATCTGGAACGATGACGGTGACACGGCGACGGTGCAGACGGCAGCCGGGACAACTGTCGCCCAACTCGCGTACTAA